The following are from one region of the Mycolicibacterium helvum genome:
- a CDS encoding TetR/AcrR family transcriptional regulator, translating to MASARRIGAPDAKNRLVLLDAAEQLLIEEGYAAVTSRRVAEKAGLKPQLVHYYFRTMDDLFLEVFRRYADQGMEAHQLALASPQPLWALWRFGINPDASRLTMEMAALANHRKVLRAEMSRYAERFREQQREVFVAALDRHGVLPAEVPPVVWSILLTGLSTVVMLGEALGVTAGHAETMELVEKYLTVMEGPPQSADDSAHQ from the coding sequence ATGGCATCGGCGCGACGGATCGGAGCGCCCGACGCGAAAAATCGCCTGGTACTGCTCGACGCCGCCGAACAGCTGCTGATCGAAGAGGGTTACGCAGCGGTGACCTCGCGTCGGGTTGCCGAGAAGGCGGGCCTCAAACCGCAGTTGGTCCACTACTACTTCCGCACGATGGACGACCTGTTCCTCGAGGTCTTCCGCCGCTACGCCGACCAGGGCATGGAAGCCCACCAGCTTGCGCTGGCCTCGCCCCAACCGCTGTGGGCGCTATGGCGATTCGGGATCAACCCCGACGCCAGTCGGTTGACGATGGAGATGGCCGCGCTGGCCAACCACCGCAAGGTGCTCCGTGCCGAGATGTCTCGCTACGCGGAACGCTTCCGTGAACAGCAGCGCGAGGTGTTCGTCGCCGCGCTGGACCGGCACGGGGTGTTGCCCGCCGAGGTGCCGCCGGTGGTCTGGTCGATTCTGCTGACCGGCTTGTCGACGGTGGTGATGCTGGGCGAGGCGCTCGGCGTCACAGCGGGGCACGCCGAAACGATGGAACTCGTCGAGAAGTACCTGACCGTCATGGAGGGCCCGCCACAATCGGCGGACGACTCAGCTCACCAGTGA